The following are encoded in a window of Diorhabda sublineata isolate icDioSubl1.1 chromosome 3, icDioSubl1.1, whole genome shotgun sequence genomic DNA:
- the LOC130440987 gene encoding anoctamin-10 isoform X2, whose protein sequence is MERLLKPQPIVVDISLYGVLIFGNMRSRLLDADTAVDEMEKEIGDVEEMQLPPTYLVIQLSSDIPLSTLTWFVEKIRGKKRDGGGELFVMKQPFDPEDSLFLHVSASKIKLFEAAEEMELMKKDKAGVLREFTVQALEDFLTEDMSVDGLFTIAERQTITRHELENIRALTEDNHIPGFPEYRLYGGQSIVQVCLSKNIIKNVYPLHDDETLKKLGRSWYKTLFKKQPFDQIKNYFGESITLYFHFLSFYTDALIVPVILGILQLFVSRETIPFFCIFNVVWVTLFLEMWRRKSNELAYQWGTIGMTSMDEPRPNFRGAMGVDAITGKVRPQAPRYLTYVKMYVVSIPIVFVCLTVAFVIMLMSFWAEDYAKKNEDWKSYVSVPSIIYSVLVIIMNVIYRQLATYLTEWENHRTQSQYERHRVTKLVLFEFVNNFMSLFYIAFITKDMEMLRSQLQTMLIVNQTINHFQETVQPLAIKYYMMKVNNLKISNIIPNKVDFKAPKACREDKTITAKENLLSNIIMPEIPEEDSRIKQAIDESDMDIYEGTYDDYLELFIQFGFVFLFSSVYPLAALWALLNNVIEIRADAFKFCKIFQRPTCRRVKDIGAWQRSFEMIGALSILTNCGLLYLSPPIRQSAPSFSDIEWLLLFIFLEHFLLGIRFLLHIAISDKPEWVRVALAKRSYESKQALKFERSQKNQRILTRRFKTFHGPHTD, encoded by the exons ATGGAGCGTCTCTTAAAACCTCAACCAATTGTAG tTGATATTAGTTTATATGGTGTTTTAATATTTG gAAACATGCGCAGTCGACTTTTAGATGCCGATACGGCCGTAGATGAAATGGAAAAGGAAATAGGGGATGTAGAAGAAATGCAATTACCCCCAACTTATTTAGTAATACAACTATCTTCGGATATACCTTTAAGTACATTAACTTGGTTTGTAGAAAAAATTCGAGGTAAAAAGAGAGACGGGGGAGGAGAACTTTTTGTAATGAAACAACCTTTCGATCCTGAAGAT TCTTTGTTTCTTCACGTATCCGCgtcgaaaataaaattattcgaaGCCGCCGAAGAAATGGAACTCATGAAGAAAGATAAGGCCGGTGTACTTAGAGAGTTTACGGTTCAAGCTTTGGAAGATTTTTTGACCGAAGATATGAGCGTCGATGGTCTGTTCACTATAGCTGAACGCCAAACTATAACAAGACatgaa TTGGAGAACATCAGGGCTCTCACAGAGGACAATCATATTCCCGGTTTTCCAGAATATCGTTTGTACGGTGGACAGTCGATTGTACAGGTTTGCCTGtcaaaaaatatcatcaaaaatgTCTATCCATTGCACGACGAcgaaactttgaaaaaactcGGCAGAAGTTGGTACAAGACTCTTTTCAAAAAACAACCATTCG aTCAAATAAAGAATTACTTTGGAGAATCCATAACACTGTACTTccattttttaagtttttacacAGACGCTTTGATTGTACCAGTTATTTTGGGAATTCTCCAGTTATTTGTATCCAGAGAAACgattccatttttttgtatattcaacgTGGTATGGGTGACGCTTTTTTTAGAg ATGTGGAGAAGAAAAAGTAACGAGCTGGCATATCAATGGGGTACCATAGGTATGACTAGTATGGATGAACCTAGACCAAACTTTCGAGGAGCAATGGGCGTCGATGCAATCACGGGCAAAGTGCGACCGCAAGCTCCTAGATACCTAACCTATGTTAAG ATGTACGTGGTATCTATACCAATAGTATTTGTATGTTTAACTGTCGCCTTTGTTATTATGTTGATGTCTTTTTGGGCTGAAGATTATgcgaaaaaaaatgaagattggAAATCTTACGTCAGCGTTCCGAGCATCATTTATTCTGTGCTTGTAATTATCATGAATGTAATTTATAGGCAGCTAGCAACGTATCTTACAGAATGGG aaaacCACCGAACGCAGTCTCAGTACGAGAGACATCGTGtaacaaaattagttttattcgAATTCGTCAATAACTTCATGTCCCTTTTCTACATCGCCTTCATCACTAAGGACATGGAGATGCTGAGAAGTCAATTACAAACTATGCTCATTGTCAATCAAACCATCAACCATTTCCAAGAAACCGTACAACCACTAGCAATAAAATACTACATGATGAAG gttaacaatttaaaaatcagCAATATTATTCCGAATAAAGTTGATTTCAAAGCGCCAAAGGCATGTCGAGAAGATAAAACTATTACAGCAAAGGAAAACCTACTTTCCAATATAATAATGCCTGAAATACCCGAAGAAGATTCAAGAATCAAACAAGCGATCGACGAAAGCGATATGGATATCTACGAAGGCACTTACGATGATTATTTAGAACTCTTCATACAATTCGGATTTGTCTTTTTGTTTTCGTCGGTTTATCCTTTAGCTGCCCTTTGGGCATTACTGAATAATGTGATCGAAATACGAGCAGACgcttttaaattttgtaaaatatttcaaagaccTACGTGTAGAAGAGTTAAAGATATTGGTGCATGGCAG AGATCTTTCGAAATGATTGGCGCTCTTTCTATACTCACCAACTGTGGTTTGTTATACCTCAGTCCTCCTATTAGGCAATCTGCGCCTAGTTTCAGCGATATCGAATGGTTGTTGCTGTTCATATTCCTCGAACACTTTTTATTGGGTATACGGTTTCTTCTGCATATTGCCATATCAGATAAACCCGAATGGGTGCGGGTAGCTTTAGCCAAGAGGAGCTACGAGTCTAAACAAGCGTTAAAATTTGAG aGATCCCAGAAAAACCAACGCATTTTAACGAGA
- the LOC130440987 gene encoding anoctamin-10 isoform X1 — MEVIYEIDAKSVTSNLNYSDDDEDEEEQEQEEKEVKDLFLNSLWDIHEALSALRGNMRSRLLDADTAVDEMEKEIGDVEEMQLPPTYLVIQLSSDIPLSTLTWFVEKIRGKKRDGGGELFVMKQPFDPEDSLFLHVSASKIKLFEAAEEMELMKKDKAGVLREFTVQALEDFLTEDMSVDGLFTIAERQTITRHELENIRALTEDNHIPGFPEYRLYGGQSIVQVCLSKNIIKNVYPLHDDETLKKLGRSWYKTLFKKQPFDQIKNYFGESITLYFHFLSFYTDALIVPVILGILQLFVSRETIPFFCIFNVVWVTLFLEMWRRKSNELAYQWGTIGMTSMDEPRPNFRGAMGVDAITGKVRPQAPRYLTYVKMYVVSIPIVFVCLTVAFVIMLMSFWAEDYAKKNEDWKSYVSVPSIIYSVLVIIMNVIYRQLATYLTEWENHRTQSQYERHRVTKLVLFEFVNNFMSLFYIAFITKDMEMLRSQLQTMLIVNQTINHFQETVQPLAIKYYMMKVNNLKISNIIPNKVDFKAPKACREDKTITAKENLLSNIIMPEIPEEDSRIKQAIDESDMDIYEGTYDDYLELFIQFGFVFLFSSVYPLAALWALLNNVIEIRADAFKFCKIFQRPTCRRVKDIGAWQRSFEMIGALSILTNCGLLYLSPPIRQSAPSFSDIEWLLLFIFLEHFLLGIRFLLHIAISDKPEWVRVALAKRSYESKQALKFERSQKNQRILTRRFKTFHGPHTD; from the exons ATGGAAGTGATATACGAAATAGACGCGAAATCAGTAACATCGAATCTAAATTATTCcgatgatgatgaagatgaagaagaacaagaacaagaagaaaaagaagtaaaaGATCTGTTCCTAAATAGTTTGTGGGATATTCATGAGGCATTAAGTGCGCTCCGTG gAAACATGCGCAGTCGACTTTTAGATGCCGATACGGCCGTAGATGAAATGGAAAAGGAAATAGGGGATGTAGAAGAAATGCAATTACCCCCAACTTATTTAGTAATACAACTATCTTCGGATATACCTTTAAGTACATTAACTTGGTTTGTAGAAAAAATTCGAGGTAAAAAGAGAGACGGGGGAGGAGAACTTTTTGTAATGAAACAACCTTTCGATCCTGAAGAT TCTTTGTTTCTTCACGTATCCGCgtcgaaaataaaattattcgaaGCCGCCGAAGAAATGGAACTCATGAAGAAAGATAAGGCCGGTGTACTTAGAGAGTTTACGGTTCAAGCTTTGGAAGATTTTTTGACCGAAGATATGAGCGTCGATGGTCTGTTCACTATAGCTGAACGCCAAACTATAACAAGACatgaa TTGGAGAACATCAGGGCTCTCACAGAGGACAATCATATTCCCGGTTTTCCAGAATATCGTTTGTACGGTGGACAGTCGATTGTACAGGTTTGCCTGtcaaaaaatatcatcaaaaatgTCTATCCATTGCACGACGAcgaaactttgaaaaaactcGGCAGAAGTTGGTACAAGACTCTTTTCAAAAAACAACCATTCG aTCAAATAAAGAATTACTTTGGAGAATCCATAACACTGTACTTccattttttaagtttttacacAGACGCTTTGATTGTACCAGTTATTTTGGGAATTCTCCAGTTATTTGTATCCAGAGAAACgattccatttttttgtatattcaacgTGGTATGGGTGACGCTTTTTTTAGAg ATGTGGAGAAGAAAAAGTAACGAGCTGGCATATCAATGGGGTACCATAGGTATGACTAGTATGGATGAACCTAGACCAAACTTTCGAGGAGCAATGGGCGTCGATGCAATCACGGGCAAAGTGCGACCGCAAGCTCCTAGATACCTAACCTATGTTAAG ATGTACGTGGTATCTATACCAATAGTATTTGTATGTTTAACTGTCGCCTTTGTTATTATGTTGATGTCTTTTTGGGCTGAAGATTATgcgaaaaaaaatgaagattggAAATCTTACGTCAGCGTTCCGAGCATCATTTATTCTGTGCTTGTAATTATCATGAATGTAATTTATAGGCAGCTAGCAACGTATCTTACAGAATGGG aaaacCACCGAACGCAGTCTCAGTACGAGAGACATCGTGtaacaaaattagttttattcgAATTCGTCAATAACTTCATGTCCCTTTTCTACATCGCCTTCATCACTAAGGACATGGAGATGCTGAGAAGTCAATTACAAACTATGCTCATTGTCAATCAAACCATCAACCATTTCCAAGAAACCGTACAACCACTAGCAATAAAATACTACATGATGAAG gttaacaatttaaaaatcagCAATATTATTCCGAATAAAGTTGATTTCAAAGCGCCAAAGGCATGTCGAGAAGATAAAACTATTACAGCAAAGGAAAACCTACTTTCCAATATAATAATGCCTGAAATACCCGAAGAAGATTCAAGAATCAAACAAGCGATCGACGAAAGCGATATGGATATCTACGAAGGCACTTACGATGATTATTTAGAACTCTTCATACAATTCGGATTTGTCTTTTTGTTTTCGTCGGTTTATCCTTTAGCTGCCCTTTGGGCATTACTGAATAATGTGATCGAAATACGAGCAGACgcttttaaattttgtaaaatatttcaaagaccTACGTGTAGAAGAGTTAAAGATATTGGTGCATGGCAG AGATCTTTCGAAATGATTGGCGCTCTTTCTATACTCACCAACTGTGGTTTGTTATACCTCAGTCCTCCTATTAGGCAATCTGCGCCTAGTTTCAGCGATATCGAATGGTTGTTGCTGTTCATATTCCTCGAACACTTTTTATTGGGTATACGGTTTCTTCTGCATATTGCCATATCAGATAAACCCGAATGGGTGCGGGTAGCTTTAGCCAAGAGGAGCTACGAGTCTAAACAAGCGTTAAAATTTGAG aGATCCCAGAAAAACCAACGCATTTTAACGAGA
- the LOC130440987 gene encoding anoctamin-10 isoform X3, which yields MRSRLLDADTAVDEMEKEIGDVEEMQLPPTYLVIQLSSDIPLSTLTWFVEKIRGKKRDGGGELFVMKQPFDPEDSLFLHVSASKIKLFEAAEEMELMKKDKAGVLREFTVQALEDFLTEDMSVDGLFTIAERQTITRHELENIRALTEDNHIPGFPEYRLYGGQSIVQVCLSKNIIKNVYPLHDDETLKKLGRSWYKTLFKKQPFDQIKNYFGESITLYFHFLSFYTDALIVPVILGILQLFVSRETIPFFCIFNVVWVTLFLEMWRRKSNELAYQWGTIGMTSMDEPRPNFRGAMGVDAITGKVRPQAPRYLTYVKMYVVSIPIVFVCLTVAFVIMLMSFWAEDYAKKNEDWKSYVSVPSIIYSVLVIIMNVIYRQLATYLTEWENHRTQSQYERHRVTKLVLFEFVNNFMSLFYIAFITKDMEMLRSQLQTMLIVNQTINHFQETVQPLAIKYYMMKVNNLKISNIIPNKVDFKAPKACREDKTITAKENLLSNIIMPEIPEEDSRIKQAIDESDMDIYEGTYDDYLELFIQFGFVFLFSSVYPLAALWALLNNVIEIRADAFKFCKIFQRPTCRRVKDIGAWQRSFEMIGALSILTNCGLLYLSPPIRQSAPSFSDIEWLLLFIFLEHFLLGIRFLLHIAISDKPEWVRVALAKRSYESKQALKFERSQKNQRILTRRFKTFHGPHTD from the exons ATGCGCAGTCGACTTTTAGATGCCGATACGGCCGTAGATGAAATGGAAAAGGAAATAGGGGATGTAGAAGAAATGCAATTACCCCCAACTTATTTAGTAATACAACTATCTTCGGATATACCTTTAAGTACATTAACTTGGTTTGTAGAAAAAATTCGAGGTAAAAAGAGAGACGGGGGAGGAGAACTTTTTGTAATGAAACAACCTTTCGATCCTGAAGAT TCTTTGTTTCTTCACGTATCCGCgtcgaaaataaaattattcgaaGCCGCCGAAGAAATGGAACTCATGAAGAAAGATAAGGCCGGTGTACTTAGAGAGTTTACGGTTCAAGCTTTGGAAGATTTTTTGACCGAAGATATGAGCGTCGATGGTCTGTTCACTATAGCTGAACGCCAAACTATAACAAGACatgaa TTGGAGAACATCAGGGCTCTCACAGAGGACAATCATATTCCCGGTTTTCCAGAATATCGTTTGTACGGTGGACAGTCGATTGTACAGGTTTGCCTGtcaaaaaatatcatcaaaaatgTCTATCCATTGCACGACGAcgaaactttgaaaaaactcGGCAGAAGTTGGTACAAGACTCTTTTCAAAAAACAACCATTCG aTCAAATAAAGAATTACTTTGGAGAATCCATAACACTGTACTTccattttttaagtttttacacAGACGCTTTGATTGTACCAGTTATTTTGGGAATTCTCCAGTTATTTGTATCCAGAGAAACgattccatttttttgtatattcaacgTGGTATGGGTGACGCTTTTTTTAGAg ATGTGGAGAAGAAAAAGTAACGAGCTGGCATATCAATGGGGTACCATAGGTATGACTAGTATGGATGAACCTAGACCAAACTTTCGAGGAGCAATGGGCGTCGATGCAATCACGGGCAAAGTGCGACCGCAAGCTCCTAGATACCTAACCTATGTTAAG ATGTACGTGGTATCTATACCAATAGTATTTGTATGTTTAACTGTCGCCTTTGTTATTATGTTGATGTCTTTTTGGGCTGAAGATTATgcgaaaaaaaatgaagattggAAATCTTACGTCAGCGTTCCGAGCATCATTTATTCTGTGCTTGTAATTATCATGAATGTAATTTATAGGCAGCTAGCAACGTATCTTACAGAATGGG aaaacCACCGAACGCAGTCTCAGTACGAGAGACATCGTGtaacaaaattagttttattcgAATTCGTCAATAACTTCATGTCCCTTTTCTACATCGCCTTCATCACTAAGGACATGGAGATGCTGAGAAGTCAATTACAAACTATGCTCATTGTCAATCAAACCATCAACCATTTCCAAGAAACCGTACAACCACTAGCAATAAAATACTACATGATGAAG gttaacaatttaaaaatcagCAATATTATTCCGAATAAAGTTGATTTCAAAGCGCCAAAGGCATGTCGAGAAGATAAAACTATTACAGCAAAGGAAAACCTACTTTCCAATATAATAATGCCTGAAATACCCGAAGAAGATTCAAGAATCAAACAAGCGATCGACGAAAGCGATATGGATATCTACGAAGGCACTTACGATGATTATTTAGAACTCTTCATACAATTCGGATTTGTCTTTTTGTTTTCGTCGGTTTATCCTTTAGCTGCCCTTTGGGCATTACTGAATAATGTGATCGAAATACGAGCAGACgcttttaaattttgtaaaatatttcaaagaccTACGTGTAGAAGAGTTAAAGATATTGGTGCATGGCAG AGATCTTTCGAAATGATTGGCGCTCTTTCTATACTCACCAACTGTGGTTTGTTATACCTCAGTCCTCCTATTAGGCAATCTGCGCCTAGTTTCAGCGATATCGAATGGTTGTTGCTGTTCATATTCCTCGAACACTTTTTATTGGGTATACGGTTTCTTCTGCATATTGCCATATCAGATAAACCCGAATGGGTGCGGGTAGCTTTAGCCAAGAGGAGCTACGAGTCTAAACAAGCGTTAAAATTTGAG aGATCCCAGAAAAACCAACGCATTTTAACGAGA